AATCAGCAACTTCCAGGTGAGTTGTATTGCCACAATCAAAATCACCTTCGCCATCTTCGTACACAAGATTTGTTTCTACTTTCTTTCCCTTTTGCTTCAGTGATTGTTGATAAAGCTCAACCAGGTGTTTTGGTGTACGACATGTACGAGACCAATGaccttttcctccacatcgatAACATACATTGGTCACATTCTCGCTTTTATCTTTCTCTTGTTTGTTACCATCTTTATTGTCCCACTTCTGGTGGGGATACGAGTTCTTGAAAGAACCACCTCGGACTCGACCTTGACCATATCCATATCCACGTCCACGTCTTTGACCACGTCCTCGACCGCTATTGTTGGCATGATATTTTTCTTTCCCATTATGGGATGTCACATTCGCTTCAGGGAATGGAGTAGATCCAGTTGGACGGGATTCGCGATTTTTCATTAATAGCTCGTTGTTTTGCTCAGCCACAAGGAGACAAGATATAAGTTCAGAATATTTCTTAAATCCCTTTTCACGGTATTGTGTCTGCAGGACAATGTTATTTGCGTGAAAGGTAGAGTATGTTTTCTCTAACATTTCTGCATCAGTGATTTTCTCTCCACATAACTTCAATTGTGAAGTAATTCTGAACATAGCTGAGTTATATTCACTTACAGACTTAAAGTCTTGTAGTCTTAAATGTAACCAATCATAACGAGCTTTAGGCAATATCACAGTTTTCTGGTGGTCATACCTCTCCTTTAGATTACTCCAAAGGATTTGTGGATCTTTTACAGTCAAGTACTCAATCTTAAGACCCTCATGGAGGTGATGGCGAAGAAATATCATAGCCTTAGCTTTGTTTTGACTTGTtgctttatttccttctttGATTGTATCACCAAGGTCCTTTGCATCTAGGTGAATTTCGGCATCTAACACCCAAGACAAATAGTTCTTTCCAGTAATATCAAGGGCCGCAAATTCAAGTTTTGCAAGATTCGCCATAACACACTATACAATATTATAATAATACTATTAATTAGGGCTCTCTTACTACTACACTTTAAAACTTGTTACAAAGCATGCtgaaatacgaagtataagcAAAAACGGAATATAAGCATATCGATTGAATAAGCACTTTATTTGTTAATACGGAGAATAATACATTAAATAAGCGGAATAAGCATATCAGTTGTTTAAGATTACAACTTTGCGGTATTCTCGACATTAAATAAGTATATGAAATAAGCAATATCGTGTAGATTAGTTGCATCGAAATTAATACGCATAAATCATGATAACGATGATAAAAATAACCAtgatcgcaaaaaaaaaaaaatcagtagaAACATGATGAAGATTATCTTAATATAACCCAAAGCAACAATACATATACCACTGATATGCTTATATTAAATAAACATTGTCTAAAGTCAAACAATTCagaaaacaataataattatcAATTAAAACAAACATCAATAGTATATGTGTAATTATCATAATAATATGTGTAACCGTTGGAGGATAATAACTTATCAATTATAACGCCTATAATAATAACCGTAatatcaatcaatcaataacaACGATTATCAATCAAACAATTATCTAACACAATAACGATTCTCTAATCCACCACTTTACATATcaaaataaatacggagtacaagATATATGCATTATAGTAATGTAGAAAAAATTTGATTAACcgcaaatcaaaataaaatcacAGTCATTTAGAATAAAACAAATCAACAATTATAATCATCATACATGCCCatgaaataaattaatatttacttACATCGATAGTGACAGATTCTCTTTATGATTTTCTCCTTGTTAA
This genomic stretch from Spinacia oleracea cultivar Varoflay chromosome 3, BTI_SOV_V1, whole genome shotgun sequence harbors:
- the LOC130469786 gene encoding uncharacterized protein, which encodes MANLAKLEFAALDITGKNYLSWVLDAEIHLDAKDLGDTIKEGNKATSQNKAKAMIFLRHHLHEGLKIEYLTVKDPQILWSNLKERYDHQKTVILPKARYDWLHLRLQDFKSVSEYNSAMFRITSQLKLCGEKITDAEMLEKTYSTFHANNIVLQTQYREKGFKKYSELISCLLVAEQNNELLMKNRESRPTGSTPFPEANVTSHNGKEKYHANNSGRGRGQRRGRGYGYGQGRVRGGSFKNSYPHQKWDNKDGNKQEKDKSENVTNVCYRCGGKGHWSRTCRTPKHLVELYQQSLKQKGKKVETNLVYEDGEGDFDCGNTTHLEVADFLTTPEGNN